One stretch of Roseimicrobium sp. ORNL1 DNA includes these proteins:
- a CDS encoding ATPase, T2SS/T4P/T4SS family, whose protein sequence is MNLNLGIEFNETIQALVLEELRKVSPSDMTLSDEALIRKSSKARILGAVGKASGLAAFPHVKELVDSELVSYCDPAALSRGLFVPLRRSSEQILLAVANPWDYRADDYCSVRFPDEEILKVVTLPAEISSVIEGSSSSAGPSREDLEALEVDEFSLDVPDFDVTRQYDEPIAQLVASMVSDAIKQHASDIHIKTEKTSIAYSFRVDGDIGPKIEMPVKLKDRIDAFLLNLMRLPPEDRSKRPGISGRFTASYYGRSVGVRYERHRTYRGYHVTMRLLDKTHLEARLGMGTLAFDEGTLFELDKAMAVPSGIIVMSGPTGSGKSTTLNAMLRELNRPEDNILTLENPVEDEIPGVTHCDLRDSSEFKPMITSFMRSDPDIILMGEVRDRESAELAIEAAITGHKVLTTIHTPRASQIIERFEQLGMERWKIAQTLKAACAQRLVKLLCPSCRIKLDGVPERERRLFHMEDFWATQPVFEHSKDGCQECKGRGYSGRTAILEILPISPKVGDKLAKGEITPYELEHEIRREYGLPSLRDNGFKLLQAGRTDLDALRKVLDLTYDC, encoded by the coding sequence ATGAACCTGAATCTCGGCATCGAATTCAACGAGACCATCCAGGCACTGGTTCTGGAGGAGCTTCGAAAGGTTTCCCCTTCCGACATGACGCTTTCGGATGAGGCGCTCATTCGCAAGTCCTCCAAAGCGCGCATCCTCGGCGCCGTGGGCAAGGCATCCGGTCTGGCCGCCTTCCCGCATGTGAAGGAGCTCGTGGACTCAGAGCTGGTGAGCTACTGTGACCCGGCCGCCCTCTCTCGCGGTTTGTTTGTGCCGTTGCGCCGCAGTTCCGAGCAGATCCTGCTCGCAGTGGCCAATCCCTGGGACTATCGCGCGGACGACTACTGCTCCGTACGCTTCCCGGATGAGGAAATCCTCAAGGTGGTCACGCTGCCGGCGGAGATTTCCAGCGTTATCGAAGGCTCCTCTTCCTCCGCTGGCCCCAGCCGCGAAGACCTCGAAGCACTGGAGGTCGATGAGTTCTCCCTGGACGTTCCGGACTTTGACGTGACACGTCAGTACGACGAACCCATTGCCCAGCTCGTTGCCAGCATGGTGTCCGACGCCATCAAGCAGCATGCCTCGGACATTCACATCAAGACGGAGAAGACCAGCATCGCCTATTCCTTCCGTGTGGACGGAGACATTGGTCCGAAAATTGAAATGCCGGTGAAGCTGAAGGATCGCATCGACGCCTTCCTGCTGAACCTCATGCGTCTGCCCCCAGAAGACCGCAGCAAGCGCCCCGGCATCTCCGGTCGCTTCACCGCGAGCTACTACGGGCGCTCCGTTGGTGTGCGCTATGAGCGCCACCGCACCTATCGTGGTTATCACGTCACCATGCGTCTTCTGGACAAGACGCACTTGGAAGCCCGCCTCGGCATGGGCACCCTGGCCTTCGATGAAGGTACGCTTTTCGAACTGGACAAGGCCATGGCAGTGCCCTCGGGCATCATCGTGATGTCGGGCCCCACCGGCTCCGGTAAATCCACCACGCTCAACGCCATGCTGCGTGAGTTGAACCGGCCCGAGGACAACATCCTCACGCTGGAAAACCCGGTGGAAGATGAAATTCCCGGCGTTACGCACTGTGACCTTCGCGATTCCTCGGAATTCAAGCCGATGATCACGAGCTTCATGCGTTCTGACCCGGACATCATCCTCATGGGTGAGGTGCGCGACCGTGAGTCTGCCGAGCTCGCCATCGAAGCAGCCATCACCGGTCACAAGGTGCTGACCACCATTCACACCCCTCGTGCTTCACAGATCATCGAGCGATTTGAACAGTTGGGAATGGAGCGCTGGAAGATTGCCCAGACGCTGAAGGCCGCCTGTGCCCAGCGTCTCGTGAAGCTGCTCTGCCCCTCCTGCCGCATCAAGCTGGACGGTGTGCCAGAGAGAGAGCGTCGCCTCTTCCATATGGAAGACTTCTGGGCAACCCAGCCTGTTTTCGAGCACAGCAAGGATGGTTGCCAGGAGTGCAAAGGAAGAGGCTACTCAGGTCGAACCGCAATCCTCGAAATTCTCCCCATCAGTCCCAAAGTGGGTGACAAGCTTGCCAAGGGCGAGATCACTCCATACGAACTGGAGCACGAAATCCGGCGGGAATACGGTCTTCCTTCTCTCCGAGATAACGGTTTCAAACTTCTCCAGGCGGGACGCACTGACCTCGATGCGCTCAGAAAGGTGCTGGACCTCACCTACGACTGCTGA
- a CDS encoding type II secretion system F family protein, producing the protein MNVFQVTLRNIKRPEVAKIIDVEAHNREQAAMLSERAGFRVALVKAMPIGDRKLKGKKNISMKEMVKMFRALSSMLKANISTADALMYYAQGLPDAGLQGSLMSIRNRLEAGMPVHIAFAKERKFDATIITMIEAGSDAGKLHEAFTSMARKIKVEMAFASKLRNALLVPCLVILFQIVLFIWSQISVVGQVEDTLKSIRQEPDGLSKVIFSFSHIVKATWPFFIIGLASFIVALFRSANLRQTLLNFGMEKWRLLKKLVMGLRQTAYIGTLQMLYANGINLARASMLAAKVVQGTPTYAPLVEASQIYEGSGLPFAEALKKRPILDPQVMHMISIGERSASLPEQLEMLRDIYEEDTAQVMSDFTQIINLITLVLAMFLIGLVFAGAMLPIFLMGPRMMQSGMR; encoded by the coding sequence ATGAATGTCTTTCAGGTAACACTGCGCAATATCAAGCGCCCCGAGGTAGCCAAGATCATCGACGTCGAAGCCCACAACAGGGAACAGGCGGCGATGCTCTCCGAAAGAGCCGGGTTCCGCGTGGCCCTGGTCAAGGCGATGCCCATTGGGGACCGCAAGCTCAAGGGCAAAAAGAACATCTCCATGAAGGAGATGGTGAAGATGTTCCGGGCGCTCTCCTCGATGCTCAAGGCAAATATCAGCACGGCAGACGCGCTGATGTACTATGCGCAGGGCTTGCCTGATGCTGGCCTGCAAGGCTCGCTGATGAGTATTCGCAATCGGTTGGAGGCAGGTATGCCGGTGCATATCGCCTTCGCCAAAGAGCGCAAATTCGATGCCACCATCATCACGATGATTGAAGCCGGGTCCGATGCCGGCAAGCTCCATGAGGCCTTCACGTCCATGGCGCGCAAGATCAAGGTGGAAATGGCCTTTGCCAGCAAGCTGCGAAACGCCCTGTTGGTGCCCTGCCTCGTGATTCTCTTCCAGATCGTCCTCTTCATCTGGTCCCAGATCAGCGTGGTCGGACAGGTGGAGGATACGCTGAAGAGCATTCGCCAGGAGCCTGATGGTCTTTCGAAGGTGATCTTCTCCTTCAGCCACATCGTGAAGGCGACATGGCCGTTCTTTATCATCGGCCTGGCTTCATTTATCGTCGCCCTTTTCCGCTCCGCCAATCTCCGCCAGACCCTGCTGAATTTTGGTATGGAGAAGTGGCGCTTGCTCAAGAAGCTCGTGATGGGTCTGCGCCAGACCGCGTACATCGGCACCTTGCAGATGCTTTATGCGAACGGCATCAACCTCGCGCGTGCATCCATGCTGGCCGCCAAGGTGGTGCAGGGCACTCCCACCTATGCTCCCCTTGTAGAGGCCAGCCAGATCTATGAGGGCTCCGGTCTTCCTTTTGCAGAAGCGCTCAAGAAGCGTCCCATCCTCGATCCACAGGTCATGCACATGATCAGCATCGGGGAGCGCTCGGCTTCACTTCCCGAGCAGCTCGAAATGCTCCGTGACATTTATGAAGAAGACACGGCGCAGGTGATGAGCGACTTCACCCAGATCATCAACCTGATCACGCTAGTGCTGGCCATGTTCCTCATCGGTCTGGTCTTTGCTGGCGCCATGCTCCCCATCTTCCTCATGGGTCCGCGCATGATGCAGTCGGGCATGCGTTAA
- a CDS encoding type II secretion system protein, translated as MKLIRPLARPRSRAHGFTLIEISLVIGLMLGLITLGGFSYAMVRDWNKAKNASLALQAVYSAQRSYMADNPTADITEIDAATLIPYLPTGWTEMPTATSLTDTALTLDFQVMPPVFRSSGAAYDPSKSTKDGLWDIGG; from the coding sequence ATGAAGTTGATCCGTCCCCTCGCCCGCCCACGGTCTAGAGCCCATGGTTTCACCCTGATCGAGATTAGCCTCGTCATCGGTCTCATGCTGGGACTCATTACCCTCGGCGGATTCAGCTACGCAATGGTCCGGGATTGGAACAAGGCCAAGAATGCTTCACTCGCCCTCCAGGCAGTGTATTCCGCCCAGCGCAGCTACATGGCAGACAATCCCACAGCAGATATCACGGAGATCGACGCCGCCACCTTGATCCCCTACCTTCCCACCGGCTGGACGGAGATGCCAACCGCGACAAGCTTGACTGATACGGCGCTCACTCTGGATTTCCAAGTGATGCCCCCAGTCTTTCGGTCCTCTGGGGCGGCGTATGACCCTTCCAAAAGCACGAAGGATGGTCTGTGGGACATTGGCGGCTAG
- a CDS encoding ATP-binding cassette domain-containing protein, with amino-acid sequence MESSPAPSIDVEPGTKFGYRSGPFWNRQPKVLVDTEEKVHVGPGLHLFVAPNGAGKTTLLRSLAGLTKPIAGRLSVDGQVHYFSDELRMDPELKPRTLFKSMLSAHAREHALKLSDTLKLSLTKPISKLSRGNRQKTILILAESQLQQANRSVLLMDEPLSGLDAETREQVVDLWASSSKQVVRFVIMHELESVHNADSLFTIRSGALRHAATKTGSSWMDTYHAMQK; translated from the coding sequence ATGGAGTCCTCCCCCGCTCCCAGCATTGACGTTGAACCTGGAACAAAGTTTGGCTACCGCAGCGGCCCGTTCTGGAATAGACAACCCAAAGTCCTAGTGGACACAGAAGAGAAGGTCCACGTCGGACCCGGTCTTCACCTCTTTGTGGCGCCCAACGGCGCTGGGAAGACCACCCTGCTGCGTTCCCTCGCCGGCCTGACGAAACCCATTGCCGGCCGGCTGTCTGTAGACGGGCAGGTGCATTACTTTTCGGATGAACTCAGGATGGATCCTGAACTGAAGCCGAGAACGCTTTTCAAGTCCATGCTGAGTGCCCATGCACGCGAGCATGCCCTGAAGCTCTCCGACACGCTGAAACTCAGCCTCACGAAGCCAATCAGCAAACTTTCCCGAGGCAACCGCCAGAAGACCATCCTCATCCTGGCCGAATCCCAATTGCAACAGGCAAACCGGAGTGTCCTTTTGATGGACGAGCCCCTTTCGGGATTGGACGCCGAAACGCGCGAACAGGTGGTGGATCTCTGGGCAAGCTCCAGCAAGCAGGTGGTCCGCTTTGTCATCATGCACGAGCTGGAAAGCGTTCACAACGCAGACAGTCTCTTCACCATCCGTTCCGGTGCTCTCCGTCATGCTGCCACCAAGACTGGCTCTTCTTGGATGGACACCTACCATGCCATGCAGAAATAA
- a CDS encoding ABC transporter permease — protein MFAWLALFTWLPFQAASLGHRIRKQGMLEHLRAAGHARLNLCIQLNASLFLWVVAVALLAIIVCLGFCMPSSATDASNWTWLVLQYASLYILAAVPLMMLGVALGTVTNEIIAFMIPVSILFVGLFGGLWLAPFFAQGESPLGKLFWVLMPHYHLADLTPRLVFKMGPLPTPYYLRTVTVLAVEGAAFTLLGLCAFRTRS, from the coding sequence ATGTTTGCCTGGCTGGCCCTGTTTACGTGGCTGCCTTTCCAAGCCGCTTCCCTGGGTCACAGGATTCGCAAGCAAGGCATGCTAGAACATCTCCGTGCCGCAGGACATGCCCGGCTCAATCTCTGCATTCAGTTGAATGCGTCGCTCTTCCTCTGGGTGGTGGCAGTAGCGTTGCTGGCAATCATTGTCTGTTTGGGCTTTTGCATGCCCTCGTCAGCCACCGATGCCAGCAACTGGACTTGGCTCGTGCTGCAATACGCTTCGCTCTACATCCTGGCGGCCGTTCCCTTGATGATGCTCGGCGTGGCGCTGGGTACCGTCACCAATGAGATCATTGCCTTTATGATTCCGGTCAGCATTCTATTTGTGGGACTGTTCGGAGGCCTCTGGCTCGCTCCCTTTTTTGCCCAGGGCGAATCACCGCTTGGCAAGCTGTTTTGGGTTTTGATGCCTCACTACCACCTGGCGGATCTCACGCCGCGCCTGGTTTTCAAAATGGGACCGCTGCCCACTCCCTACTACTTGAGGACTGTCACCGTACTGGCCGTTGAAGGGGCCGCTTTTACCCTCCTTGGACTATGCGCTTTCCGCACACGCTCCTGA
- a CDS encoding ATPase, T2SS/T4P/T4SS family: MSALQSSAVHNFLGLIAAAYPDREISDVQIRTNSLLYVHTNRGIEIAESFGVMPAETVAQIAEALFLNQNVELWSDADGQGSVEKMWELIRKKRVIDFSCDNGALGAPVRMRVQMHLSETGLGLTTRWLRGKISQLETLGIDPMISDSLRDLVQRRFGLGLITGPTGSGKSTTLAALLDWVRRHFSKHVVTVEDPIEYRYDRDMEDPNTPGLMIPAPSMVTQQEVGKHTLSYQSGLKEVLRKTPNIILLGEIRDRETMETCIEAAQTGHFVLSTLHTRGAVKTIDRILEFFPKDQQPGVLNRLGETLTFVLSQGLLTGFQGRVLVTEYLQNTSDTVGAGIRAYDGNATSLADALRYKGNLRWDSSMMQLYREGKISEQVFSTNLIGG, from the coding sequence ATGAGCGCTCTTCAGTCCTCCGCCGTCCATAATTTCTTGGGTCTCATTGCCGCGGCCTATCCAGATCGTGAGATTTCGGATGTGCAGATCCGTACGAACAGCCTGCTTTACGTGCACACCAATCGTGGCATTGAGATTGCCGAATCGTTTGGGGTCATGCCGGCAGAAACCGTGGCGCAGATTGCGGAAGCGCTGTTCCTGAACCAGAATGTGGAACTCTGGTCAGACGCGGATGGCCAGGGCTCAGTGGAGAAGATGTGGGAGCTCATCCGCAAGAAGCGCGTCATCGACTTCAGTTGCGACAACGGTGCTCTCGGTGCGCCGGTTCGTATGCGTGTGCAGATGCACCTCAGCGAAACTGGACTCGGCCTCACGACCCGTTGGTTGCGCGGCAAGATCTCACAGCTCGAGACTCTCGGGATCGACCCGATGATTTCGGACAGTTTGCGTGATCTCGTCCAGCGCCGCTTCGGGCTGGGATTGATCACGGGTCCCACGGGTTCAGGCAAGTCGACCACTCTGGCGGCGTTGCTGGACTGGGTACGGAGACACTTCTCAAAGCATGTCGTCACCGTGGAGGACCCGATTGAATATCGATATGACAGGGACATGGAGGATCCCAACACTCCGGGTCTCATGATTCCTGCGCCGTCCATGGTGACGCAGCAGGAAGTGGGCAAGCATACGCTCTCCTACCAGTCGGGCCTCAAGGAAGTATTGCGTAAGACACCCAACATCATTCTGCTGGGGGAAATTCGTGACCGCGAAACGATGGAGACCTGTATTGAGGCAGCTCAGACCGGTCACTTCGTTCTCTCCACCCTGCACACGCGTGGTGCGGTTAAGACCATTGACCGTATTCTGGAGTTCTTCCCCAAGGATCAACAGCCCGGCGTGTTGAATCGGTTGGGTGAAACACTGACCTTTGTGTTGTCCCAAGGTCTGCTCACGGGTTTCCAAGGCCGAGTGCTGGTCACCGAATATCTCCAGAATACCAGTGATACGGTGGGCGCCGGTATTCGAGCCTACGATGGCAACGCCACCTCACTGGCGGATGCCCTGCGTTACAAGGGCAACCTGCGCTGGGACAGCTCGATGATGCAACTGTATCGCGAGGGCAAGATTTCAGAGCAGGTGTTCAGCACCAATCTTATTGGTGGCTGA
- a CDS encoding SAM-dependent methyltransferase, with product MQPVGNTAIPFREWMRRALFDPDTGYYTTNVRTVGRRGDFSTSATAGTLLGEAVAAWLKEQMRRQRGVRAVIEVGGGSGVLSATVRDSLGWWPRWKMGWHMVEASPVLRAQQQQKLGEGAAVWHESMEAAMDATDGRAFVFHNELVDAFPATLLQWDEPSRTWCEIWMRRDEAAGVWREELGAAVAGGIDGGVPLEDGLLAVALSEEAWPQNTLRHGQKVEVHCSYQEWLESWARSWQEGAMLTLDYGDAFPAVCHRQPRGTLRAYFAQQRLTGAEVYQRMGRQDITADVNFTDLQHWGESLGWRTDVLETQSSFINRHIGNAAERAKANAADAFVLDPAGAGGAFKVLAQRPPHAPAA from the coding sequence ATGCAGCCCGTGGGCAACACCGCCATCCCTTTTCGTGAGTGGATGCGCCGCGCGTTGTTTGATCCTGATACAGGCTATTACACCACCAACGTGCGCACCGTGGGTCGGCGCGGTGATTTTTCCACCTCCGCCACCGCAGGCACTTTGCTGGGGGAAGCTGTCGCGGCTTGGCTGAAGGAACAGATGCGCCGCCAGCGCGGTGTGCGTGCGGTGATTGAAGTGGGCGGCGGCAGTGGTGTTCTCTCCGCCACAGTGCGCGATTCGTTGGGCTGGTGGCCCCGCTGGAAGATGGGCTGGCACATGGTGGAGGCGTCCCCCGTGCTGCGCGCCCAACAGCAGCAAAAGCTGGGTGAGGGAGCCGCCGTCTGGCATGAGTCCATGGAGGCTGCGATGGATGCCACCGACGGGCGGGCCTTTGTCTTCCACAATGAATTGGTCGATGCCTTCCCGGCGACGCTGCTGCAGTGGGATGAGCCCTCCAGGACTTGGTGTGAAATCTGGATGCGCCGCGACGAAGCTGCAGGAGTGTGGCGCGAGGAATTGGGGGCGGCAGTGGCCGGAGGCATCGACGGGGGAGTGCCCTTAGAAGATGGCCTGCTTGCGGTGGCTCTCTCGGAGGAGGCCTGGCCGCAGAACACGCTTCGCCACGGCCAGAAGGTGGAGGTGCATTGCTCGTATCAGGAGTGGTTGGAGAGCTGGGCGCGATCGTGGCAAGAAGGCGCGATGCTCACCCTGGATTACGGAGACGCCTTTCCCGCGGTGTGCCACCGCCAGCCGCGTGGCACCCTGCGCGCGTACTTTGCGCAGCAGAGGCTCACCGGAGCAGAGGTGTACCAGCGCATGGGCAGACAGGACATCACTGCGGACGTGAATTTTACCGACCTCCAGCACTGGGGCGAATCTCTGGGCTGGCGTACTGATGTCCTCGAGACCCAGTCGAGTTTCATCAACCGTCACATTGGCAATGCTGCTGAGCGGGCGAAGGCAAACGCTGCGGATGCCTTTGTCCTGGATCCAGCGGGGGCGGGAGGTGCCTTCAAGGTGTTGGCGCAAAGGCCTCCCCATGCGCCCGCTGCTTGA